A genomic stretch from Thermomonospora umbrina includes:
- a CDS encoding RecQ family ATP-dependent DNA helicase, translating into MSETHDALRDRAESCLRALAGDHARLRDDQWTAIRALVVERRRALVVQRTGWGKSAVYFVATRLLRERGAGPTVIVSPLLALMRNQIEAADRAGIRARTVNSANVDDWEGVFAEVEAGVVDVLLVSPERLNNPDFRDAVLPRLAAGAGLVVVDEAHCISDWGHDFRPDYRRLRTLLADLPDDVPVLATTATANARVTQDVAEQLGAGDADGEHGGALVLRGPLERESLRLAVVRLANAEQRLAWLASQLVALPGSGIVYTLTVAAAHEVAGFLRDRGFEVAAYSGQTDPAERLQAERDLLDNKLKALVATSALGMGFDKPDLGFIVHMGAPPSPVAYYQQIGRAGRGVDRAEVILLPGPEDRDIWAYFAGLAFPSEPVVRATLDALAAAGRPLSTGALEPLVDLGRSRLEMMLKVLDVDGAVRRVKGGWTATGRPWAYDRERYERVAAERTREQQAMLDYLSTDGCREEYLRHRLDDPEARPCGRCDNCTDRRWSAEVSPTDADQAAQRLRRPGVDVAPRKMWPTGVKDDLGVSGRIPADVLAEPGRALGRLTDIGWGNRLRALLADTAPDTEIPDDMFAAVVKVLSTWDWSQRPVGVVTIGSRSRPRLVTDLGHRIAEIGRLPYLGSLTPTGPSTPRRHNSAQRLRSVWHALTVLDDLAAAVTTAAGPLLLIDDRIDTGWTMTVATRLLRRSGAPAVLPLTLAVPT; encoded by the coding sequence ATGAGCGAGACACACGACGCGCTGCGCGACCGGGCCGAGAGCTGTCTGCGGGCGCTGGCCGGTGATCACGCACGGCTCCGCGACGACCAGTGGACGGCGATCCGGGCGCTGGTCGTCGAACGGCGGCGGGCGCTGGTCGTCCAGCGCACCGGCTGGGGCAAGTCGGCAGTCTACTTCGTGGCCACCCGGCTGCTCCGCGAACGGGGCGCCGGACCCACCGTGATCGTCTCGCCGTTGCTGGCCCTGATGCGCAACCAGATCGAGGCGGCCGACCGGGCGGGCATCCGCGCCCGCACCGTCAACTCGGCCAACGTCGACGACTGGGAGGGGGTGTTCGCCGAGGTCGAGGCGGGGGTGGTGGACGTTCTGCTGGTCAGTCCCGAACGGCTCAACAACCCCGACTTCCGCGACGCCGTGCTGCCCAGGCTCGCGGCCGGGGCCGGGCTGGTCGTGGTGGACGAGGCCCACTGCATCTCCGACTGGGGCCACGACTTCCGGCCCGACTACCGGCGGCTGCGGACGCTGCTGGCCGACCTCCCCGACGACGTGCCCGTGCTGGCCACCACCGCGACCGCCAACGCCCGGGTCACCCAGGACGTCGCCGAGCAGCTCGGGGCCGGGGACGCGGACGGGGAGCACGGGGGCGCCCTGGTGCTGCGGGGCCCGCTCGAGCGCGAGTCGCTGCGCCTGGCGGTCGTCCGGTTGGCGAACGCGGAGCAGCGCCTCGCCTGGCTGGCCTCGCAGCTCGTCGCGCTGCCGGGGTCGGGCATCGTCTACACGCTGACCGTCGCCGCCGCCCACGAGGTCGCCGGGTTCCTGCGCGATCGCGGGTTCGAGGTGGCGGCCTACTCGGGCCAGACCGACCCGGCCGAACGTCTCCAGGCCGAACGGGACCTGCTCGACAACAAGCTCAAGGCTCTCGTCGCCACCAGCGCGCTGGGCATGGGCTTCGACAAGCCCGACCTGGGGTTCATCGTGCACATGGGCGCACCCCCGTCCCCGGTGGCCTACTACCAGCAGATCGGCCGGGCCGGGCGCGGTGTGGACCGCGCGGAGGTCATCCTCCTGCCCGGCCCGGAGGACCGCGACATCTGGGCGTATTTCGCCGGTCTGGCCTTTCCGTCCGAGCCGGTGGTCCGCGCCACGCTCGACGCCTTGGCCGCCGCGGGTCGTCCCCTGTCCACCGGCGCCCTCGAGCCGCTCGTCGACCTGGGCCGCAGCCGACTGGAGATGATGCTCAAGGTCCTCGACGTGGACGGTGCGGTCCGCCGCGTCAAGGGCGGCTGGACGGCGACCGGACGTCCCTGGGCCTACGACCGGGAACGCTACGAACGCGTGGCCGCCGAACGCACCCGTGAACAGCAGGCGATGCTCGACTACCTGAGCACCGACGGATGTCGTGAGGAGTACCTGCGCCACCGACTCGACGACCCCGAGGCCCGTCCGTGCGGCCGTTGCGACAACTGCACCGACCGGCGATGGTCCGCCGAGGTCTCGCCCACCGACGCGGATCAGGCCGCACAACGCCTCCGTCGCCCGGGTGTCGACGTGGCCCCCCGCAAGATGTGGCCGACCGGCGTCAAGGACGACCTCGGGGTCTCCGGCCGCATCCCCGCCGACGTCCTCGCCGAACCCGGCCGCGCCCTGGGCCGACTCACCGACATCGGCTGGGGCAACCGGCTGCGCGCACTCCTCGCCGACACCGCCCCCGACACCGAGATCCCCGACGACATGTTCGCGGCGGTGGTGAAGGTCCTCTCCACCTGGGACTGGTCGCAGCGCCCGGTCGGCGTCGTCACCATCGGCTCCCGCTCCCGCCCCCGCCTCGTCACCGACCTGGGCCACCGCATCGCCGAGATCGGCCGCCTGCCCTACCTGGGCTCCCTCACCCCCACCGGCCCGAGCACCCCACGCCGCCACAACAGCGCCCAGCGCCTCCGCTCCGTCTGGCACGCCCTCAC